The window AAACTCCTCGATGAGAACCTTCATGCACCGATGAGCGTTCTTGTCTCGGGGAAGACCTGCCATCATCATGAGTGCAGAGTTGCACTCATGATGATGGCGCTGAGGCTCAATTCACGTAGCAGTGGAGAAAGCCCCGCTCTTACTCAGTTGTGTAGAACTGGATGAGAAGTCCTTGATGTGTGGATCTTTAGCGATTACCTTTTGCACGGTTGTGCGTCTTGCAGAGCAACTCACAGTTACTGGCAGAGGTGGCACCGCCCTTGCTCCAGGCGGCAACATGGTCGGCGTCCATCTCGTCGAGCTTCCACACCTTAGCTTTGTTGGCGTCATGTCCCATGGCGCAGTGTGAACAATTAGAAGCACCGGCCTCCTGGGCAGTCTTCGTCTGCTGCACGTAAGTCGACTTCTTAGTAGCTTCATCAAAGACGCGAACTTCTAGCAGCTTGGTCTCGACCGAGCCGCCCAGTACAAACTCCCAAATCCCTTTACGGCTCTTCACGTAAGGGTCACCATATAGTTCCTGCACAGCAGCGGATACCTTGCTGGGGTTATAGGCAGTGGCATGATGCTTTTCATAGAGACGGCCCCACTCCAATCCACGCATCTCGCTCTCCACGTCCGTGAACACCGAAGAGACCCAATCAATCACGGACGTGAAGTAGTTCTTCACTTCCGTGATGTTCTTGTCATTACGGTGCTGGCTCATATAGCCACCGATGTTGTCCTTGCTCTTGCTCACCCACTCCAGAGCACGTTCCCAGAAGTCTTGACGCTGAGCAGAGCCGCTGATGTAAGCACTCCACTTCATGATGTTGGAGTTCTGACTATTGCTGAATTCCGCTTTACCTGCCGTCACAAACGGACCTGAGTAAACGGCATTGAGAAGTTCCTGCTCGTTCAAAGGAACGCCCACGGTGTTGATGGTCTTAAACCATTCCTTGATTTCGCTCTCAGTGCCTTCGCACTCATAAACGAGAATCTCGGAGCTCAAGATGATCTCTTGCTTGTCTGCAGGGAGACCAGAAAAGTACTGCTCCATGCCCCGTTCGTCTTTGATCGCGAACTTGCCCGTGATGTAGCGACCGAAGCTCGTGATGCGTTGCTGGCCGTCAAGGACTTCCAGGTTGTCTTCATGAACTTTGTTGAAATAGATCAAACCCAAGGGGTATCCCTTGAGCAGAGACTCAATCACAGCAACGTCTCTCTTGCCGTCGGCATAGATGTAGTTGCGCTGATACTCAGGTTGGATAGTTAGACGCCCAGCCAAACCAAAGAGACCTCTGCCCTCGAGTTCGTTATAGACGAAGCCCTCAGAGAGTTCCTTGACGGTGTAGGTGTTGAGGGAGGTTTTCATTTGTTCACCTGCTTGTGTTTGATGAAGATTCGCTTAAACGGAAAACGATTAGGGTTTGTTAGCCCGACCCAGTAACCGCCAGCACGTTGCGCTCCCGTTCCACCAACGGCTCGGTATCCGGCAATAAATTCTTCGCTCAGAGGGGCCACTCCGATCTTTTTCATTTCTTCGTGATCATCCATGTTGCCGAGAATTTCGAATTGATCAGGGTTGTACTTGGAGAGAAAGCTGATTGGCACCCCCATTAGACCTGGGAAATCGCTAGGAATAGCATCGGTGAAAGGCACTTCTATTGCATCAAAGTTGTCGTATTTCGAATAGCCAAAATCGCGAACTTCCTTGTGCTTGCTGAACTTGATGTTGTCCTGTTCTGTCATCAATGACAGTGGCTGGTGGCGGCGACCATGGTCAAGAGTGGTGAACCAGCAGGCATTTCCTAGCCTTGTGAAATCTCCGACGTACCCAAGCTTTTCGGCCTTGAGCTTGTCGCTTTCAGAGACTTCATATCCTTCTGGCACTCGAAACACCAGGTCGTTTCCGTTAGCGGTGACACCTAACCACATCTTGTTCTCTTTGATGAGCGGGAAGACTTCTTTATACGTGATCGCATTCATGTTGCCGATGATGACGAAGTCTTTGTCCGCCTCTACGAGCCAAGCTAGGAACTCCCTGAACAAAGAAAACGGCGGGTTCGTGACGATGATGTCTGCCTCATCCCGCAGCTTCGTAATCTCTTCGCTACGGAAATCTCCACCGCCTTCGAGGTAGGACCATTCAAGGTCATCCACGTTGATGACGTTGTCACCCGTCTTGTCATGAGTAAGAGTGAAGATCTTGCCCTTTGTTTGGGTCTTCTCGGGGTCATAACCGGGGCTCTCAATTTCAAACAGCGTTGGCTGGTAGGGAATGGCATCAGGTTTGCTGTCCGGTGCATAGCTGGTGCTGATCAGCTTCTTGAGCCCTAACGATTCAAAGTTCTGCGCGAAGTATTTGGTGAAGTTGCTCCACTCCGGGTCATCACACGGCAGCAGGACGGTCTTTCCCTTGAACACATCTGGGTTGTAATCCAGATACGCGTTCATTTCTTTCTGAATGTCGCTGAACTGCGTATAGAACTCATCGTTCTTTGCCTTCTTGGCATTTCCCAGGTTCTCGTTAGCCACCGCATCCCCCTGATGCCGCGACCGGCGTCGCGGATAGGGGTTAAAAGTAGCGTTAATACCTCAGGCTTTTAAACTCTGGTTAATGAAGAGTGATGCCGGAACGCTTGAGGCATGGATTCAATTGCTTCTGCAGCGGCTCAAATTCTTGGGGGTCGACTTCGTGAACGCCGAGAGGGCCTGGGCTTAAGCCAGGAAGATGTGGCGCACATGTCTGCAATGCACGTGTCCAACTACGGCAAGATCGACCGTGGGCGGGCCAATCCGAACCTGCATACTCTGCTGCGCATCGCCAGCGTTCTTGAGATTGATCCCGGTTTACTCATTGCTGGGCTGAGTGGGGACATGGTCACGAAGAGGCCCCATAAACTGACGGCGGCGGAGCTCATCAAGGCGCGACAAAGCTAAGTGCTTCAACGAGATGCCCTGAATAATCTCTTCGATTCTCCACAGCGCGCAACAGTCGAGATTTATCAACATCTTCATTGCTGAGGGGCTTTGGAGACCATCAGCTTCTTTAGGTTGAAGGCATGCGACCGAAGCCTCAATATCCATCCGCCGAAACCTGGTTGCACATTTTGTTTGGTGACGACAATGGTGGGGGTCATTTAGCGGGGCAAGGTATTGAGGGAAAGACTGAATTTCCCGAGTACTGGACACTTTCTCGGATCGAATGTGCGGTTCTGGATATCCAGAAACAGGCGTTGAGCATTGAGATTGAGAAACAAGCTGTGTTCTTCGATGGGATTGTCGACGGAGTTTTGCTGAGGGTAGTTTTTGCTCTCGATAGAGATGGTGGAAGGGCAGTGAAAACGGCCTACCCCTTAAGGGGAAATGGAGTGTTTAAGAACATCAATGGGGTGAGGGTTTCTTTGCCCTTACTGAGACAAGACAGGAGGAAGTAACATGAAAACCATGAGAGCACTTGCCCCCATCGCACAGGATTTGTTTGACGCAATGTCGGCGCGCATGGAGGAGCCGTTGAGGAAGGTCGTCGTTGACTTTCTTGAGTGCGGGGAAGAGGGCTGTGCAGCTGACTTCACGGTTGATTGGGCAATCGCGAACAATGTCTCCATTCCTGAAAAATTCTGGCGTGAGCTCAATGAGTTTTATTCAACAAGCAGAACTTCGTGGTCAGAAGACAGTCTTAGCCAGCTCATGAAGGTGGCGCACGCCGCATAGCTCCAACCCTGTTCTCTGCACCAGTGAGCAAGCGAACAAAAAGAAAATCCCCGGTATGAATACCGGGGATTTCGTTCGTGCGCGAGGGGGGACTTGAACCCCCACGCCCTTGCGGGCACTGGCACCTGAAGCCAGCGCGTCTGCCATTTCGCCACTCGCGCGAACTGGTCGAGGCTATCACGGAGTGATGCCCCTGCGCCATTTGAGGCCTAAAGGTCAAGAACGAGCTTGCCGCCCTCTGCTCTCGAGACACAGGGATACATCACCTTGAGGCGATCCTTTTCGGCATCATCCATAACTGAGTCGAGGTGAATAGGTTTCCCTTCCACCACACGCACTTCACATGTTCCACAGACCCCCTTCTTGCAGGAGCCCAGTACCGGGAGGCCGTTTTCTTCCAATGCTTCCAAGATGGTTTCGTCTGCATCCACAACGAAGCTCTTTTTGCTCTTTCTGCATGTCACCTCGATGGGTTGCGCAGGGGAGGCGCTCTCTCGCTCAAGAGCAACGAAACGCTCAAGGTGCATGCGGTCAGCTGGAACGTATTCAGACACTGTGGCCATCAGGGATTCCGGGCCGCAGCAATAAACCTGCGACGTGGCCGACTTTGTCAGCGCGAAGACATCAAGTGGTTTCTTGGCTTCATCCGAAGCATGAACGGTGACTCGATCGGGATAACGTTCCACCAGTTCATCCAGGAAGGCCATGGTGCTGCGGCTTCTGCCGGCATAGACCAGCTTCCACTTTCGTCGTTCCGGAAGAGATTCGATCATGGCCTTGATCGGAGTGATGCCAATTCCTCCCGCAATGAAGAGATACTCATTTGCGGGCTCGAGTTCAAAGTGGTTCAGCGGGCCAGAAACCTCCAGTGTCATGCCGGGAGAAAGGTTGGCGTGAATCCACTCACTGCCGCCTTCTGACTGTTCTGTTTTGAGCACGGCGATATCAAAGTGGGTGCGCTCGGCGGGATCCCCGCATAAGGAATACTGCCGCTGCAGTCCATTGGGAAGATGCAGAGTGACGTGAGAGCCGGGATGCCACACCGGGAGTTGGACTCCCCCGAGGGGGAGAAGTCGAATGGCGAGAACGCCCTGAGCGACTTCCTGAAGCGTACTTACCACCATGGTCCTGGTGTCATGAGACGCGGTTCGGGCAGGAGCGGCTTGCGCTGAAATCGAGGGTGGTTCCTCTCGGGCCACGGGACGTGCGCTGCCAGTTTTAGTGCCCGTGATGATTCTCACCAGCACAGCAATGGTGGCAACGGAGATCAAGACAATGGCGAGTACTCGATACCACCATGAGCTCACATCTGTGCCTGACCACCCTGCGTGAAGCGCGACGAGAAGCAGTGCCGCATAGCTGGAGTAGTGCACACCCTTCCAGAACTTCCGTGGCAAACGATTCATAAACAGTGACGTGCCTTGGACCGCCAGCAAGATATAGAACGAGACGATGCCGAGGGCAACAGCTAGCGGCTTGAAATCAGTTGCAAATGGAACCAGCGTCTCCGCGAGGGAAAACTGCAACCAGCCATCGAGCATCAGACTGACCATATGCAGGGCAACCATGAACAAGGTCAGTCCCCCCAAGTAGCGGTGCAGGTCTTGGAGCCACGCAGGGTTATCTATCCGACGCATCACACGCGTGGACAACAGAATTCCCCAGAGCACCGACATCGTCATCAGCGCCCACGCTATGAGGGCGCTCGCTCGGGTGATGTACCACCAGATATGTGGTTCGTTCATGCGTAGGTGCTCCAATTGGGTGAAACCTGCTGACTGCCGTCAGCAAAAATAATCAGTCCTGCTCCACCCACACTAGGCAACCAGGACAGGAATTCTTCAGGTGAATCCATAAAACCTCGTTTGGTCAAGACTTCTGCTCGAGCACCTGAAGCCGCAATAACGGTGACGGTTTGTGCTTGTGTGTGAGCGCTGGAATGCGTCACCGGATTAATGAGGTGATGGGTGGAATTCTCACCCTCCCCAAAACGTTTCTTCACTTGACTTGAGGTTGCGATAGCTCCTCGCTGCAGACGAACAATACTGGCGTGGCCTTCGTGTGCGAACGGATCTTGCACGCCTAATCGCCATGCCACACCATCGGGAGCATCGCCCTGCACCACAATGTCACCGCCAAGTTCAACCATCACGCCATAGGCGCCCTGATCGAGAGCAAATTGGGCGATGAGGTCTGCCGCAAATCCCTTGGCAATCCCGCCCGGATCGAGCGTGGTTCCGCGGGGAACAGAAACGAACTCATCCGAAAATTGGATGCCCTTGAGATTGCCGGGAGCACGTGCTGATTCGGGAAGACGTGTAGAGCGAGAACTGTCGACAGCTGAGGTGACGTAGCCGGCTTGGAGGACATCGGGAAGCAGGGTCGGGTCATAGGTCCCCTGCGTCACGGTATTTCCGGAAATCATCGCCGCGATGAGTTGATGAGTCATCGGAGCGACGCGCACCGGCTTCCCTTCTGCCCAGTTAATGCGGGAGATGTCGGAGTCATCTCTGAACCTGCTCCATAACTGCTCGCAGGTGTCGGCGAGTGCCCAGCACTGTTCAAGCAGCTGTTCGTTTCCTCCGACAAGTGTGATGGTTCCGTGCCCACCCATGATCTTCTGGCGACGCGAAAGCACCCCGGGCAAGGAATTCGTGTGCGTGAAAACCGCGCGCAGGGCACTTCTCGAAATATCGTCTGCCATAGAAATGTTTAGCCGCCGGAGCCCGCTGTGGTTCCGTTAACGGGGGCAGCGGGAGCTACTGGTGCTGCAGGAGCAGGTGGGGCAGCCGGAGCTTCGGGAACAGAAGCAGGAGCCTGAGCAGGTGACACCGGAGCTGCCGCTTCTGGCGCACTCACCTGCTGTGCAGCAGGTGCTGCGGCAGGAGCTGGCACGGCCTCTGGGGCCACGTCGGTCGCTGGAACTTCTGCTGCGGAGCTGGGAGTTCCCACGGCGGCCGGAGTAGTCGGAGCAGTGCCGGAAAGCTGTTCGCTCTCCTGCGCATTTGCCGTGACTTGGAAACCTGTCACGATGCCCACTAAGGCAACACCTGACGCGACGCCGACGAGCTTTCGAGCAGACTCAGCTGGGTGAGCTCGCTTAGTCATCGTCTTCTTCCTCTTCATGGTCTTCGTCATCGTCGTGATCATCATCTTCGTGTTCGTCATCATCGTCATACTGAACAACAGCTGCACCGGTTACAGGATCAACGCGACTACCAGAACCACCGGTGGTTCCATTGACCACCGCTGCCTGAGGGTTTTGAACGACGGGCACTGAACCTGAAGTGCCACCTATTGTTGTGCCACCAGTTTGCGGTGCAGAGGGGTCAGCGGTTGCCGCGGGGTCTCCTGGGGCAGGGGTCGCGGTGGGGGCCGAAGTTTCTGTAGCAGCTGGATCGGGGAGCAGGGTGTCCGTGGCGGTGCCAATGGCGCCAGGATCCAACGTGGCCAATGCGTCCGTGTTGACGGCCATCGCCGTGGTGGCAGTTCCGAGTACGCCCACAATCGAGAGGGCTGTCATGAGTTGAGACTTCATACCTTCCACGTTACGAAGTGACCATCCAAGGAATATCCCGACAAAATCCAAGATTTAGCCAATTTTTCTCAGAAGAAACCCTGAAGATAGCTGTCTATGGGGAGTCAAAGCCAGAATGGGAACATGCGCGTACTCCTCGTAGAAGATGACCAGTCAGTTGCTGACGGTCTTCTTGATGGGCTCTCCGGGGGAGCTTTTGAGGCGAAACACGTGTCAACGGGTGCTGCCGCCCTCACTGCATTAGCTGAGTTCTCCCCTGAAATAGTTCTGCTCGACCTCGGTCTTCCCGACATGGACGGCACTGAAGTCTGCCGAAAGATGAGAATGGTCAGCACAGTGCCCATCATCGTGGTCAGTGCCCGAGACGAAGAGATTGATCGCGTTGTCGCCCTGGAAATCGGTGCCGACGACTACGTGGTGAAGCCCTTTGGAATGCGTGAGTTGATTGCGCGAATTCGTGCCGTGGTGCGCAGGACGAACCCTGCCGACATGGATGTTCCTGTTGCTCATGAGCGTATTTTTGGTGATCTGGTTATAGACACCAGAACTCAACGGGTCAGTCTGGCAGGTGTTGACATTCACGTCACCGCCAAAGAGTTTGAGCTCCTTGAATATCTTTCGAGTGACCCCGGTGCCGTCTTCAAGCGCTCGGACATTTTGCATGACGTGTGGGATACGAATTGGTATGGAACGAGTAAAACCCTCGATGCCCATATCGCTGCTATTCGCAAGAAGCTCGGCAACGCATCATGGATTGAATCTGTTCGTGGCGTGGGTTTCCGTTTTGAGCAGCCGTCATGAAGTGGCGTTTCATTTCAGCGTTGATGTCCGTCACCCTGCTGGTGCTTCTCGTGCAGGACATCCCTCTGGGCTTCTACCTCCAACAGGTTGAACATGAACGCATCATTACCTCCCTCGAGCGAGATGCGTTCATCTTGGCAGGCCGCAGCGAGCAGGCGCTTGAAACCGAAACGGTTACTGACGACTCTGAGCTCATTCAAGCGACGAAAGACTACCGGGACGCCGGTGGCTCCCGGGTTGTGATTGTGAATGCGGACGGCACTGCTGTGGTCATCAGCGATGACGATCAAGCAGATCTGGGCACGTCGTATTTGAACCGACCTGAGATTGTTGAAGCCCTCTCAGGAACCATCAGTACGGGACACCGCTTCTCCACCACCTTGAACCAGGAGCTGCTATTTGTCGCCGTTCCCATTTTGAGTGGAACAGAAGTTCTAGGCGCTGTTCGCTTGACCTACCCCGATTACGTCGTGGCGAACACGGTCAATGAACAACTCGGTCTGCTTTCCCTCGTTGCCGTCATTGCGCTCCTGCTTGCCGCCATCGTCGGCTATATCGTCTCGGGTTCCATCACACGCAGGATTCGACTTCTTCAGAGTGCCACCGAATCTTTAGCGGCAGGAGAACTCGACACTCGCGCCGATGAGTCTGCCGGAACAAGTGAATTGCGTTCACTCGCCACCTCATTCAACGACATGGCTGCACGTTTGGAACTCCTCATCACTCAACAGCGCACATTTGCTGCAGATGCCTCCCACCAGTTGCGCACCCCGCTGACCGCGTTGCGCCTGCGGCTTGAGAGAGCACATGATCTTCTGGAATCAGATCCTGCGGGAGCAGCCGAACGGCTTTCTGCAGCCGAGGCTGAGGCGGACCGTTTGAGTAACCTCATCGAGGGTCTGCTCTTGCTGAGCCGCACTGAAGCGTCCAACGCGCAGCGAGAAAGTGTGGATCTGGCAGCTGTGACCCGGGGGCGCATCGAGCAGTGGCAGGCATTGGCTGCTGAGTCGGATGTTGCCCTCGGATATGACGGCCCCCTCTCGCTCAAAGTGAGTGCCGTTCCCACTGCGGTAGAGCAAATAGTGGACAACTACATCGATAACGCCCTCTCCGTCAGCTCAGCCGGTTCCATCATCAACGTTCACGTCCGCATGGAAGGTACTTCTGCACTTCTGGAGGTTCTCGATCAAGGTCCTGGCCTCAGTCCTGAAGAGTGTGTGCGCGCATTCGACCGCTTCTGGCGAGCAAGCTCTGATCGTCACGGCAGTGGGCTGGGGCTTGCAATCGTTGCACAGCTGGCCCGCGCCTCTGGTGGGAAAGCTACCCTGCACCCTCGCCCAGGTGGTGGCCTCATCGCTTCGGTGAGCTTCGATACTGCCCGAAACTGAGTCCGCCCTCCTCCCGGCGCGCATTCAGCTTGCTCCAGCCTCGCCGGGTACGATTTGGGGAGGAGTTTTA of the Aurantimicrobium photophilum genome contains:
- a CDS encoding HNH endonuclease family protein codes for the protein MKTSLNTYTVKELSEGFVYNELEGRGLFGLAGRLTIQPEYQRNYIYADGKRDVAVIESLLKGYPLGLIYFNKVHEDNLEVLDGQQRITSFGRYITGKFAIKDERGMEQYFSGLPADKQEIILSSEILVYECEGTESEIKEWFKTINTVGVPLNEQELLNAVYSGPFVTAGKAEFSNSQNSNIMKWSAYISGSAQRQDFWERALEWVSKSKDNIGGYMSQHRNDKNITEVKNYFTSVIDWVSSVFTDVESEMRGLEWGRLYEKHHATAYNPSKVSAAVQELYGDPYVKSRKGIWEFVLGGSVETKLLEVRVFDEATKKSTYVQQTKTAQEAGASNCSHCAMGHDANKAKVWKLDEMDADHVAAWSKGGATSASNCELLCKTHNRAKGNR
- a CDS encoding adenine-specific methyltransferase EcoRI family protein: MANENLGNAKKAKNDEFYTQFSDIQKEMNAYLDYNPDVFKGKTVLLPCDDPEWSNFTKYFAQNFESLGLKKLISTSYAPDSKPDAIPYQPTLFEIESPGYDPEKTQTKGKIFTLTHDKTGDNVINVDDLEWSYLEGGGDFRSEEITKLRDEADIIVTNPPFSLFREFLAWLVEADKDFVIIGNMNAITYKEVFPLIKENKMWLGVTANGNDLVFRVPEGYEVSESDKLKAEKLGYVGDFTRLGNACWFTTLDHGRRHQPLSLMTEQDNIKFSKHKEVRDFGYSKYDNFDAIEVPFTDAIPSDFPGLMGVPISFLSKYNPDQFEILGNMDDHEEMKKIGVAPLSEEFIAGYRAVGGTGAQRAGGYWVGLTNPNRFPFKRIFIKHKQVNK
- a CDS encoding helix-turn-helix domain-containing protein, with the translated sequence MDSIASAAAQILGGRLRERREGLGLSQEDVAHMSAMHVSNYGKIDRGRANPNLHTLLRIASVLEIDPGLLIAGLSGDMVTKRPHKLTAAELIKARQS
- a CDS encoding EndoU domain-containing protein, translating into MRPKPQYPSAETWLHILFGDDNGGGHLAGQGIEGKTEFPEYWTLSRIECAVLDIQKQALSIEIEKQAVFFDGIVDGVLLRVVFALDRDGGRAVKTAYPLRGNGVFKNINGVRVSLPLLRQDRRK
- a CDS encoding 2Fe-2S iron-sulfur cluster-binding protein, with the translated sequence MNEPHIWWYITRASALIAWALMTMSVLWGILLSTRVMRRIDNPAWLQDLHRYLGGLTLFMVALHMVSLMLDGWLQFSLAETLVPFATDFKPLAVALGIVSFYILLAVQGTSLFMNRLPRKFWKGVHYSSYAALLLVALHAGWSGTDVSSWWYRVLAIVLISVATIAVLVRIITGTKTGSARPVAREEPPSISAQAAPARTASHDTRTMVVSTLQEVAQGVLAIRLLPLGGVQLPVWHPGSHVTLHLPNGLQRQYSLCGDPAERTHFDIAVLKTEQSEGGSEWIHANLSPGMTLEVSGPLNHFELEPANEYLFIAGGIGITPIKAMIESLPERRKWKLVYAGRSRSTMAFLDELVERYPDRVTVHASDEAKKPLDVFALTKSATSQVYCCGPESLMATVSEYVPADRMHLERFVALERESASPAQPIEVTCRKSKKSFVVDADETILEALEENGLPVLGSCKKGVCGTCEVRVVEGKPIHLDSVMDDAEKDRLKVMYPCVSRAEGGKLVLDL
- a CDS encoding FAD:protein FMN transferase; this encodes MADDISRSALRAVFTHTNSLPGVLSRRQKIMGGHGTITLVGGNEQLLEQCWALADTCEQLWSRFRDDSDISRINWAEGKPVRVAPMTHQLIAAMISGNTVTQGTYDPTLLPDVLQAGYVTSAVDSSRSTRLPESARAPGNLKGIQFSDEFVSVPRGTTLDPGGIAKGFAADLIAQFALDQGAYGVMVELGGDIVVQGDAPDGVAWRLGVQDPFAHEGHASIVRLQRGAIATSSQVKKRFGEGENSTHHLINPVTHSSAHTQAQTVTVIAASGARAEVLTKRGFMDSPEEFLSWLPSVGGAGLIIFADGSQQVSPNWSTYA
- a CDS encoding response regulator transcription factor; this translates as MRVLLVEDDQSVADGLLDGLSGGAFEAKHVSTGAAALTALAEFSPEIVLLDLGLPDMDGTEVCRKMRMVSTVPIIVVSARDEEIDRVVALEIGADDYVVKPFGMRELIARIRAVVRRTNPADMDVPVAHERIFGDLVIDTRTQRVSLAGVDIHVTAKEFELLEYLSSDPGAVFKRSDILHDVWDTNWYGTSKTLDAHIAAIRKKLGNASWIESVRGVGFRFEQPS
- a CDS encoding ATP-binding protein; its protein translation is MKWRFISALMSVTLLVLLVQDIPLGFYLQQVEHERIITSLERDAFILAGRSEQALETETVTDDSELIQATKDYRDAGGSRVVIVNADGTAVVISDDDQADLGTSYLNRPEIVEALSGTISTGHRFSTTLNQELLFVAVPILSGTEVLGAVRLTYPDYVVANTVNEQLGLLSLVAVIALLLAAIVGYIVSGSITRRIRLLQSATESLAAGELDTRADESAGTSELRSLATSFNDMAARLELLITQQRTFAADASHQLRTPLTALRLRLERAHDLLESDPAGAAERLSAAEAEADRLSNLIEGLLLLSRTEASNAQRESVDLAAVTRGRIEQWQALAAESDVALGYDGPLSLKVSAVPTAVEQIVDNYIDNALSVSSAGSIINVHVRMEGTSALLEVLDQGPGLSPEECVRAFDRFWRASSDRHGSGLGLAIVAQLARASGGKATLHPRPGGGLIASVSFDTARN